TCCAAAATCGACGCTTCGGTCTTCTTGCCAAAACCTTTCAGCCCCGCGACTCGGCCTTCACGGCATGCCGCCGCCAGATCGTCCAGCGATTCGATCTGCAACTCTTCCCGAAGCTTGCTCGCCTTTTTGGCCCCCAGCCCCGGAATCCGAGACATTTGAATCACAATTTCGGGCACCGCTTCACGCAGTTCTTCCAATTGAGGCAGCGACCCGGTGTCCAACAGCACTTGGATCTTCTCAGCGATCGTCTTGCCAATGCCCGATAGCTTGGACAGATCCTGACTAGGATCTTTCGCCAGATTGGCAATCGGTTCGTCCAAGTCGCGGATTGCGCGGGCGCCGTTCTGGTAAGCCCGAATTCGAAACGGGTTTTCGCCTCGAAATTCCAGCAATTCGGCCAATTCTTCAAAAACAGCAGCGACGGCGGCGTTGTCCATGAGGGCGATTCAGTTCAGCGATCGTTGTCGAGTGATGGTTCTGGGATGGACCCATCATTCGACGCGGGAGCCGTCCGAATTGCAATGGTGTGGCCAGCTCATCAACACCGTGGTTCCCGATTCGCCATCAGATTCGAACTTCAACGAACCGCCAATGGCGTCCAGCACCAACTTGGTCACCGTCAAACCCAAGCCCGCTCCTTCGCGGCGATCTTTTCCCGTGACCAAACACTCGAACGGTTCGCAGATTCGGTCGGCATAGGCCGTGTCCAATCCCATGCCGTTGTCCTGAAACCGAATGGACGTGAAGTCACATTCGCGAGCGATCGACACCACCAACTCCAATTTTCGCGATTCATCCGCGAAACACTTGGCGTTGCGGAGCAATTGTTCGATCGGAATGTTCATTAACTTTCGATCAATGCAACACTTGGTGTCACCTTTGATCGTCAACTCTGACGCATCACCGCCGATGCTTCCCCACGTTTCCGAAACCACTTCGGCCAAGTAGTAAGCGTCCGGTGCAATCCTAGAGCTGGGATCCGCGAATCCGGTGTGCAGTAGCTCCATCGTTCGCATGTGCAGCGACACCATTTGAGTCAATCGCTGCATCCGTTCCGCGGCGGATTGAACCGTTGCCAGCGATCGCCGTGCGTCGTCCAGATCCAACGGCTCAGTCAGAGCTTCGCCGATGAATCCGGAGAAAAATGTGACATGGCGGGTGGGAGCGCTCAAGTCATGCATTAATCGACGGATGTACCCCGTGTCGATCAATGGTTTGGTTGACTCGCTGGACGCACTCACCACGGCTGTCGCGGCGGATGTCAATCCGTTGGCCGAAGGAGGCGACGAGTTGGAACCAGCCCCGTGGGTTCCGTGAATCGATGAGTCATTCGACATGTTTAGCATTCCGGCGAATCAAATTTTCTTTCCAAGCTTCCGACAACGGTTCGCAAGCCGCCAACTTCAAGTCGGCTTCTGCGTCCCGAGGCTTCGCGAACAAAATGTCGTTCGCTGTCTCGATGGTGAATTCGGGTGCTGGTCGCTCAATCAAGTGCAACGTCGCGCCCGCCTGAACCTGCCCCGGGTTCAGCACTCGGAAATACCATCCGGTGCGTCGGGTTTGTTGAACCCGCACCGCTAACTTAGGCAGCCCCCATCGCTGGGACAACTTCCAGCACGGTTCTCGCGGTTGAGAAATTTGCAGACGCAAACCCTGCGATGGCTTTGTATCCAACTCTCCCGCCGAGTGATCATCACGATCCGATGGATTCGATTCGGGACGTCGACATTCAAACACGTCTCCGATGCAAACGTCCGATTCCAACCATCCATCAAGTGTCAGGTTCTCCCCGAACGCACCGGGGCCCCAATTGATCTCAGGAAATTCTTGATTCCACTGCGAAAAATGTGGGTGGCAATAACCCAGCACCGCCTTGTCCACGCCGCCGTGATTTTTTTTGTCGGCTTGCTCGTCACCTGCGAGCCCCATTGCCCCCACATCAATGGCATCATCGACCACACACTTGTCAATCGCGGAGGTCCACGGTTTCGATGGATCGCCATCCTTCAGATACGACCGACACCGGCCGATTTGCACGGAAACAATTCGCAAGGAATCGTGCATGATGAGGATCCTTCACTACCACAGCGACTTTCATTGTCTGTAATCTGTCCAGCATCTTCGCCGGAACGTCACGCATCCGCCTTCGTTCCGTTCATCCTACCCGCTGAATCCCCCCCGATCGATCCGTCTTTTTCAATTCCCTCCATGAATCCTGCCAACTCAGAAACCGAACGCGATCCCACACAACTTCGCTCTCACCGCTGGTTCGGCAAAGACGACTTGCGTTCGTTTGGCCATCGTTCGCGTTTGAAAGGCATGGGGTTTGACGATGTGGATTACCGCGATCGTCCGGTGGTGGCGATCCTGAACACATGGAGTGAACTGAACACCTGCCACTCGCATTTCCGAAATCGAGCCGACGAGGTCCGACGCGGAATCCTCCAATCCGGTGGCTTTCCCGTGGAAGTCCCCGTGATGTCGTTGGGCGAGATGATGATGAAGCCCACAACGATGCTTTATCGCAATTTGCTCGCGATGGAAGTTGAAGAAGTCTTGCGTTGCCACCCCATCGACGCGGCGGTGTTGATGGGCGGTTGCGACAAAACCGTTCCGGCGATGTTGATGGGGGCGATCAGCTCCGACATCCCGAGTTTGTTCCTTCCCGCCGGCGCCATGTTGCGGGCTCGATGGAAAGACCAAACGTTGGGCAGCGGCAGCGACGCGTGGAAATACTGGGACCAACGTCTCGCCGGCAACCTCTGCGATCGAGATTGGAATGGCGTCGAAAATTGCATCGCGGCGTCCGCGGGAACCTGCATGACGATGGGCACCGCCAGCACCATGGCCTGCGTTGCCGAAGCCATGGGATGGACGCTGCCTTCCGCCGCCACCATTCCCGCCGTGATGGCCGAACATTCTCGATTGGCGGTCGCCACCGGCCGCCGCGCCGTCGATATGGCTTGGGAACAACTCAAACCCAGCCACTTCTTCACGGCCGACAGCATCGATAACGGACTGACGACCTCGTTGGCAATCGGCGGCAGCACCAACGCGATTGTTCACCTGATCGCCATCGCGGGCCGGTTGGGACACGAACTCACCTTGGACCGCTTCGACGAACTGTCACGTCAAACCCCCGTGCTGGGCGACTTGCGTCCGGGCGGACGTTTTCTTATGCAAGACTTCTTCGAAGCCGGTGGCATCTGTGCGTTACTTGATCGCATCCAAGACTTGCTGAACCTCGATTGCAAGACCGTCGCCGGCACCACACTCGGCGAACAAATCAAAGACGCGGAAGTCATCGACAACGAAGTCATCCGCACTCGCGAAAACCCGGTGTCTCCCGCCGGTGGAGTCTGCCTGCTGCGAGGCAACTTGGCACCATCGGGTTGCGTGATCAAATCCATCGCGGCCAGCAAAAAATTGCTGCACCATCGCGGCAAAGCGGTGGTCTTTGACAACTACCCGCAGATGAAAGAACAAATCCACGATCCCGACTTGGACGTGGATGAAAACAGCGTATTGATTCTTCGTTCGGCGGGACCGTTGGGTGCCCCTGGGTTTCCGGAATGGGGCATGTTGCCGATTCCAAAGAAGCTGTTGCAATCCGGCGTGACGGACATGGTGCGAATGAGCGACGCACGGATGAGCGGAACCAGCTACGGCACCTGCGTGCTGCACATCTCACCGGAAAGCGCCGCGGGAGGGCCGCTGTCATTGGTTCAAACGGGCGACGAAATCGAGATCAATGTTGCCGAACGCACAATCCACTGGCATGTGGAGAAAGCCGAACAAGAACGCCGCCGTCAGCAGCAACCTGAACTCGCTCCGGCACCCGAACGTGGCTACATGAAGCTGTATGCCAAGCACGTCACGCAAGCCGATCAGGGATGCGATTTTGACTTCCTCGCCGGTCGTTCCCCCGGTGAGGAACCCGCGATCCACTGATCGCTTAGTCATGTCGAATTGACTCCGTTCCGCCGCCGAACGCTCATTCGCGAAAGCGGCCTTCGAGGTCGACGGCTTTGGTGCCTTGCAAGGCTTTGTCTTCGTCTTTCTCGATTTGATTGGGGTGATGCTGTTGCGAATTGGTTTGGATCGCAAACGACCACGCATGTTCGCTGCTTCCTAAATCTTCGGGCGGCGTGATTCGCAGACCATCATCCGACATTGCCCAAACAACGTCAGCTTCTGATCCCAGCAATCGCACTGACACCACCTCGTCCGCCTGCCACTCTTTGGTGCCATCAATCACGAAGGGTTCTTCGGGACGTTGCATCTGGATGGCGAACAAAGTTTCCCCATTGGTTGTGAACGCCAAGTGATCGTCTTTCTGATCGCTGGTTTTCCAATACCGCGAGCCGTAGATTGCTTCACCGTTGATGTCCAGCCAACGTCCCATGGCTCGCAACTTCTCAACTTGCCAAGGCGGAATCGTTCCGTCAGCTCGGGGACCGATGTTGATCAAGAAGTTGCCGTTGCGGCTGACGACCTCGACCAATTCGTGGATCACTTCGGCGTCCGTCTTCTTCCATTTGTAGTTCGGGTCTTCTTCAGCCGCCAAGTAACCAAACGATGTGCCGAGCGTGGTGCAGCTTTGCCATTTCGGCCCCACGACCTTTAATTTCAAATTGTCTTTTTCCAAACACCCGACGCCGGCCGGCCAATTGCGATTGCCGCCCTTGTTGTTCACGTAGACGTCACGCCCATCTTTGGCCGCGTCATTCATGAAATCTGTGATCATGACACGGCATTGGTCGTAGAAATACTGAATTTCGGGACGCAGCTTACCCTTGCGGATATCGTTTCCATCCCGCGTCCAAATTGGCACGTCATCGACCCACAAGAAATCGGGTTTGTACTTCGTTTGGATTTCTTTCCAACGAGCGACATAGTCATCCACAAACGCTTTGCTGTAGCTGAACTCCGGTCCATACAACATGCGAGATTCCGGAGACGCTTCCATCTCGCGAACGATCATGTCTCTCGGTTCACTGTGCACCGCATAAATCTGTTTCGCGAAAAAGCCCGGGTGTCGTTCGCGATGGTACGAGGGTGCGTATTTGAGTCCAACCTTCTTCAGCGACTCACCCAAATCTCCGACCAAATCGCGATGCGGTCCTTTGTCGACCGCGTTCCATGGCGTCAAATCGGAATCCCAGTTCGCCCACCCATCGTGATGCTCGGCGGTCATCACCACGTACTTCGCTCCAACGGTTTGGAACAACTCAGCCCACTGATCCGGCGACCATTTTTCGGCCCGAAAAGAATCCACCACATCCTTGTAGCCAAACTCCGGCGGCGTCGCACCAAAGCGAGATTTCAAAAACGGGTTGTAGGCATCCGGCTCCGCGTACAACAGCTTTGGCAAGTGTTCGGCATACCCGCGATCATTCTTGCGATGAGCCATCACGCTGTAGGGGCCCCAGTGAATGAAGATCCCGATCTTCCCATCATCAAACCACGCGGGAATGGGCATCGTTTGCAGGGATTCCCAACTGCCGTCGTACGGCTTCGTTCCCGTGTGCGATTCCACAGGGGCCGCCGCCCCTTCTTGGGATTGCACTCTGTTTGGAGTGACGAGCAAACACGTGACCAGCAAACAACCAATCGAAACGAACTTCATGGACTCAGCAACTTCAGGGGGCGTGGGGTGTTTTTGCCACGGATCTCAAGCGGTTTTGGCAACACAGTGCCGTTGATCAACCACATGTGATGGCGGGCTCGCGAATCAGCATAAAACGATGCCGTCGCACAAACGAAATTACGTCGGTCCACCGACCGGAATTTCGCGAAAAGAGGGGGCTCGCACGCCGGAGCCACCCAATTTTGCCGCAATGCCATTCGTTGCCCAAACGAATTGCGAATCGAGTTGTTGAGAGCTACCAAAGGATTGTCAGCTCACAATGAAAACGTCTTGTCATTCACAACGAAGGAATGGTTGGGCCCGAGGATCCGCCTCCCGGTCGCGTCATCATTCGCGGTGCCGCCGGTCGTGGTGCAGGCCGAGGCATCACCCGAGTTTGGATGTCGATTCCGACTCCCTTGTCCAATTCCCAATTGGCCAAGTCCGCCCAAGGTGTTTGCCGATGTTCGTAAGCACAGCGTTGCAAAAACTCGTTGGCTCGTTCGGCCAATGCCGCTCCCTCAGAAGTGTGCAAGCGAGCCGATGGTAAGAAGAGCATGAAGTTCGTGTCAGACTGGATTGTTTGCGGGGCGCGTTCGCACGCCGCGAGGTATTCGTAGTACCTCGCCAACACAGCCAACATCCGGCCGCGTGACAACAAATACGCCGCCCGCCATCGAGGTGATTCTTCCTCGTCCAGGAGTGATTGCCAGTCCTGAGTTTGTGACTTGTCCAGCCATTGCTCGGTCGCTTGCATGGCTTTCTCACACCGAGTTTTCTCACGTCGAAGCAAGTTTTCCGATTGGGAACGAAAGGCACTGGGCGTGAGATAAAGTGCTGTGAACTGAGTCGGGTTCAACGCCGCTCGTTTTCCCACGAACAACATCTGCGGTGGAGCCAACAGCTCCTTTTCATTCATGCTCCATTCTGCCGTTTGAACCACGAACTGACGCAGCGGACTGTATCGCATGGCATCCTGAACCGCCGCGACGGATTGATAGCTCGGCAAATATTCATGCAGCCGATCGACGTCGTAGCGATCATCCACGCCGTCGTCATACAACGTGAACGTGCCTCCGGTTTGCAATGCCAATCGAGTGAGCGCATATGGGCCAAACCCCGACAACACCCTTTCGCGATAAGCCGTGCCGTACCAAGGCAACGCCGCCACCGGTTGCACCTTGGCGTTTTTCAGAGGCACCTCCGCTTCATGCCAGTACGGCAAGAAAATCCTTTGCGGCACCGCTGATTCGGGGCCGCGGTCCACGGTCAAAAAGAACTCACCACCTCGTCCCGGTGCCGTCCATCGCTGCAAACCCTTTTGCATCCCCATCACCGCGGTCGGTCCCAGCACATGCACCACCGCGTTGGCTTTCTTGCATTGGTCGATGGTCCGTTCGAGTTTGGCCACGTCGTCACCCGACTCGTCCGTCAACAGAACGATCATCAATCGTTCTTTTCGGTTCCGGCCGTACCGGTAATGTTCAATGACCTGTTCCACGGCGGTCATCGTGTTCTCCACCCCGCTCGTGTCGACGGGAACTCGGGTCATCGCATCGATCGCACTCACGCCAATCAACGATGGCGGCGAGACTTCGCGGTTCGCACGACCAAATGCGACCACGCTGCTGAACAAACGATGTCGATCGACTTGCTTGGACGATTCCGGTCGCGTCAACGCACCGATCTCGTCGTAGAACATCCGAATCCGCTGCGCCATCCGATCTCGGTTCAGCTGCAAACTGATCGAAGCATCCAGCAACCACACCACCAATGTGTCGCCTTGTGACAGTTCACCTCGAATCGCATTTTCAACCGCTTGCGTCGCTGATTCGATTCCATCCGCCGCACCGATCTGCTCGGTGGTGGACTCGCTGCGTTCCGTCGTGACCTCGCCTCCCGTTTTCGCCATCCACTTTCGGATCGATGCCAAACGGGTCGAGTTGTCTTGTTTCAGTTCCTCGACCGACGAATCCGCGAGTGTTTCTGCTGCGTTGATCCACTCGGGAGTTGCCAACGTGACCAATGCAGTCTCCGCCGACGTGTCGACGGGTTGCTCCTCCAGAGGCATCTCACCCATCTCCGGCAACTCAATCGCCGAAGTCGGCATGAGTGAGAAGCTCGAATCCTCGTCGCTCATCTCCGCGAAATTCGCGGTGATGACTTGCCCGCGTTGCTCCATCCAATCGGGAAAGACCCACAGCCCCATCACCAGCAACA
This genomic window from Rhodopirellula halodulae contains:
- a CDS encoding ATP-binding protein, whose amino-acid sequence is MSNDSSIHGTHGAGSNSSPPSANGLTSAATAVVSASSESTKPLIDTGYIRRLMHDLSAPTRHVTFFSGFIGEALTEPLDLDDARRSLATVQSAAERMQRLTQMVSLHMRTMELLHTGFADPSSRIAPDAYYLAEVVSETWGSIGGDASELTIKGDTKCCIDRKLMNIPIEQLLRNAKCFADESRKLELVVSIARECDFTSIRFQDNGMGLDTAYADRICEPFECLVTGKDRREGAGLGLTVTKLVLDAIGGSLKFESDGESGTTVLMSWPHHCNSDGSRVE
- a CDS encoding MOSC domain-containing protein, whose amino-acid sequence is MHDSLRIVSVQIGRCRSYLKDGDPSKPWTSAIDKCVVDDAIDVGAMGLAGDEQADKKNHGGVDKAVLGYCHPHFSQWNQEFPEINWGPGAFGENLTLDGWLESDVCIGDVFECRRPESNPSDRDDHSAGELDTKPSQGLRLQISQPREPCWKLSQRWGLPKLAVRVQQTRRTGWYFRVLNPGQVQAGATLHLIERPAPEFTIETANDILFAKPRDAEADLKLAACEPLSEAWKENLIRRNAKHVE
- a CDS encoding IlvD/Edd family dehydratase; protein product: MNPANSETERDPTQLRSHRWFGKDDLRSFGHRSRLKGMGFDDVDYRDRPVVAILNTWSELNTCHSHFRNRADEVRRGILQSGGFPVEVPVMSLGEMMMKPTTMLYRNLLAMEVEEVLRCHPIDAAVLMGGCDKTVPAMLMGAISSDIPSLFLPAGAMLRARWKDQTLGSGSDAWKYWDQRLAGNLCDRDWNGVENCIAASAGTCMTMGTASTMACVAEAMGWTLPSAATIPAVMAEHSRLAVATGRRAVDMAWEQLKPSHFFTADSIDNGLTTSLAIGGSTNAIVHLIAIAGRLGHELTLDRFDELSRQTPVLGDLRPGGRFLMQDFFEAGGICALLDRIQDLLNLDCKTVAGTTLGEQIKDAEVIDNEVIRTRENPVSPAGGVCLLRGNLAPSGCVIKSIAASKKLLHHRGKAVVFDNYPQMKEQIHDPDLDVDENSVLILRSAGPLGAPGFPEWGMLPIPKKLLQSGVTDMVRMSDARMSGTSYGTCVLHISPESAAGGPLSLVQTGDEIEINVAERTIHWHVEKAEQERRRQQQPELAPAPERGYMKLYAKHVTQADQGCDFDFLAGRSPGEEPAIH
- a CDS encoding alpha-L-fucosidase; amino-acid sequence: MQSQEGAAAPVESHTGTKPYDGSWESLQTMPIPAWFDDGKIGIFIHWGPYSVMAHRKNDRGYAEHLPKLLYAEPDAYNPFLKSRFGATPPEFGYKDVVDSFRAEKWSPDQWAELFQTVGAKYVVMTAEHHDGWANWDSDLTPWNAVDKGPHRDLVGDLGESLKKVGLKYAPSYHRERHPGFFAKQIYAVHSEPRDMIVREMEASPESRMLYGPEFSYSKAFVDDYVARWKEIQTKYKPDFLWVDDVPIWTRDGNDIRKGKLRPEIQYFYDQCRVMITDFMNDAAKDGRDVYVNNKGGNRNWPAGVGCLEKDNLKLKVVGPKWQSCTTLGTSFGYLAAEEDPNYKWKKTDAEVIHELVEVVSRNGNFLINIGPRADGTIPPWQVEKLRAMGRWLDINGEAIYGSRYWKTSDQKDDHLAFTTNGETLFAIQMQRPEEPFVIDGTKEWQADEVVSVRLLGSEADVVWAMSDDGLRITPPEDLGSSEHAWSFAIQTNSQQHHPNQIEKDEDKALQGTKAVDLEGRFRE
- a CDS encoding vWA domain-containing protein — its product is MNSIREEIRDHLKDHPWLISMIVHTALLLVMGLWVFPDWMEQRGQVITANFAEMSDEDSSFSLMPTSAIELPEMGEMPLEEQPVDTSAETALVTLATPEWINAAETLADSSVEELKQDNSTRLASIRKWMAKTGGEVTTERSESTTEQIGAADGIESATQAVENAIRGELSQGDTLVVWLLDASISLQLNRDRMAQRIRMFYDEIGALTRPESSKQVDRHRLFSSVVAFGRANREVSPPSLIGVSAIDAMTRVPVDTSGVENTMTAVEQVIEHYRYGRNRKERLMIVLLTDESGDDVAKLERTIDQCKKANAVVHVLGPTAVMGMQKGLQRWTAPGRGGEFFLTVDRGPESAVPQRIFLPYWHEAEVPLKNAKVQPVAALPWYGTAYRERVLSGFGPYALTRLALQTGGTFTLYDDGVDDRYDVDRLHEYLPSYQSVAAVQDAMRYSPLRQFVVQTAEWSMNEKELLAPPQMLFVGKRAALNPTQFTALYLTPSAFRSQSENLLRREKTRCEKAMQATEQWLDKSQTQDWQSLLDEEESPRWRAAYLLSRGRMLAVLARYYEYLAACERAPQTIQSDTNFMLFLPSARLHTSEGAALAERANEFLQRCAYEHRQTPWADLANWELDKGVGIDIQTRVMPRPAPRPAAPRMMTRPGGGSSGPTIPSL